The sequence AAAGACGATATGTGAAGGGGCGCCGTTTTATGTACTGGGCCCATTGGTGACTGATGTCGGAGCCGGCTATGACCATATCGTCTCAGCCATAGGTGGAGCTCTTGCTGCTTATTATGGAGCGGATTATTTATGTTATGTAACACCATCCGAGCATCTCGGTCTGCCTGATGTGGATGAGGTGAGGGAAGGGGTTATCGCGGCAAGACTCGCCGCACACGCAGCCGATATCGCCAGAGGAAACAGTAAGGCGAAGAAGAGGGACCTTGAGTTATCCAGGGCGCGGTATGCACTCGACTGGCGGCAGATGCTGAATCTTTTGATCGATAAGAAGAAAGCAGAGAAGATATTCAAACGTTCGCCTTCAAAATCGAATATGACCTGTACTATGTGTGGAGAATTTTGTGCGATGAAAAAAACAAAAGAAGTTATCGGGAGGTCATGATGGATATTTTAAGAGAAGAACTTCGTGAAAAAGAAAAGAATTTTACGATAAAGGCATCCAGGACAGTTGTGGTCTTCTGTATATTGCTGGAACTTTTATATATCTTCGGACTGATTTTCAAGTTTTTGTATATCCCGGAATTGATCGTACTTCTTACAGCCGTTCTTCTCATCAGTGGGTTTGTTCTGTTTATTCTATGCAAAAGAGGCATCTTTTCGAGTATAATGCCCTATTTGATAATGATACTGACGATACTGGTGCTAAGTATATCACTCGGATTTATCAACCCCAGTTTAAGAATTCCGTTTTTCTTGATATATTTTTATGTTATTCTTCACCCTTCTATATTTCTCGGTAAAAAATACGGTATCTTAGCTACTTTTCTTTCTATCATATCTTATCTTGTTGTGGTGCTTCTCACCCAGGCGAAGTATCCTTATGTCAGTCTGCAGACCGAGGCGATGAGAATAGTTTTTCTGACCGTCATCGCTCTGCTTCTGATCTTTGAGTTTGATAATGACCTGAAGAGAATTTTTGAGATACGGAAAGTGGCGGGGATGGCGGAACATGGTGATCTTACGGGAAGAATCGAGATTACAGATGATAAGGATGATATCGCCTTTCTCGCGCATAGTTTCAACCGGGTTCTGAAGACTGAGGCTAATCTCGTAAGATTGATTATGGATATAGTGGAGAGCCTGACCGATATGAGCGAACAGATCGCCACCACCGCGAGTGAAATGGCGGCTTCATCGTCTGAGATCGTACATACGACCCAGAAGATGACCGAAGGAATCAATGAACAGCATCTTGAACTCGACCAGACGATATCAACCGGTAAGACCCTGAGCGAGTTGAGTTTCGATGTCGTCAGCAATGTGAAGAAAGTTGAAGAATTTTCAGTGAGCGTTTCAGACAGTGCCGGCAACGCCATTAAACAGAGTGATGTGGTGATAAAGAATATCGAATTGATTGGAGAGAGATATTCTTATTTGATCTCTTTGATGTCGAAGTTGCAGGAAATATCTTCCACGATAAACAAAATAGTCAATACCATCGATTCTATATCAGAGAAGATTAATATCCTTTCCCTCAATGCCTCGATTGAGGCGGCTCGTGCCGGTGAGGCGGGTAGAGGGTTCTCAATCGTCGCCGATGAAGTTAAAAAGCTTGCGGACAGTTCCCAGGAATCGGCATCAGAAATCGGGCGTATTATAAAAGAGATGATGGAGTCCATAAAGACGGTTACGGTAAGTACCGAAGAAGTGAAGAAGGCGATCAACGACGGAAGCGTCGTCATTAAATCAACAGTGGATTTTTTGAGGTCCATATCCAATAATGTACTGGAGCTGAATGAGGCGATAAAGAATATCAAAGAGATGATTTCCAAAGAGGAGCAGCAGATTACAGATATCATCAAACAGGTTGAGGGGTCACACAGTATTGCCGAGGAGAACACCGCGGCGGCTCAACAGATTCTGGCTTCGCTTCAGGAACAGTCAGCCGCAACCCAGGAGTTTTCCGCAACGAGTCAGGAGTTGGTTTCCGTCGCGAATAAGTTGAAAAAGATGATAAAGACGTTCACCGTTGAAAAGACCGGCGAGAATTAGTCTTTTTACAGAAATAAGATGGCGGATGTTCTGATTGTTGAAGACAAAACGAGTTTCGGTGAGATGCTCAAGGGTAATCTTGAGGATGCTGAGATATCCGTAGCCTGGGTCAGGCGTGGAAGGGAAGCCCTGCAATTCTTCAAAAAAGAAAAATATGAAATAGCTCTCATCGATTTAAGATTGCCGGATATCGACGGAATTGATCTACTCCGTCAGTTTAAGAAATTCGACACCGACACCAAATTTATTATAATGACCGCATTCGGCTCGATCGAAAAGGCGGTCGAGGCGATGAAGCTCGGGGCTTATGATTTTATCACCAAACCGTTCGACATCGAACAGCTTATAAATCTGCTCAGCAGACTTCTTAAAGAACAGCGGTGTTTTTACGAAAATATTATCCTGCGGGAAGAGACGGAGAAACTGCACGGTTTCCAGATCATCGGCAGGAGTGCGGCGATAAAGAAAGCAGCGGAGTTACTTCAGAAAGCGGCACCGACCGATGCCACTGTATTGCTTCTCGGAGAGTCTGGTACGGGCAAAGAGCTCTTTGCCCGGGCGTGTCATATGCTGTCGAATCGGAAAGAAAACCCTTTTGTACCGATCAACTGTGCTGCAATCCCTCGTGAACTGCTTGAAAATGAACTATTCGGTTCGGAAAAGGGTGCTTTTACCGGTGCGACCGCCAGGAAACTCGGAAAGTTTGAACTCGCAAATAAAGGAACTATTTTTCTG comes from candidate division WOR-3 bacterium and encodes:
- a CDS encoding sigma-54-dependent Fis family transcriptional regulator — encoded protein: MADVLIVEDKTSFGEMLKGNLEDAEISVAWVRRGREALQFFKKEKYEIALIDLRLPDIDGIDLLRQFKKFDTDTKFIIMTAFGSIEKAVEAMKLGAYDFITKPFDIEQLINLLSRLLKEQRCFYENIILREETEKLHGFQIIGRSAAIKKAAELLQKAAPTDATVLLLGESGTGKELFARACHMLSNRKENPFVPINCAAIPRELLENELFGSEKGAFTGATARKLGKFELANKGTIFLDEIGDLDLDLQAKILRVLQEKSFERLGGTCSIKVDVRVIAASNKDLLKLVRGEKFREDLYYRLSVFPITIPALRERKEDIPLLVEHNLKRLHSPKKISEKALLKLQDYDWPGNIRELENTIERAVILAGDIIKPEHILLPETKVSFSDLSGVQTLRRAAEQGRAIAEAALIKRTLLQTGGNKSEAARRLEISYKTLLNRIKEYKKKGYL